From the genome of Desmospora profundinema, one region includes:
- the acsA gene encoding acetate--CoA ligase — MKQAEIIGVKTSGNNLHGYEEAVESFDWKEAEKAFSWYETGKVNAAYEAIDRHAETERRDQVALYYSDPDRKEEYTFREMRDQSNRFGNVLKKIGVKKGDRVFIFMPRTPELYFSFLGILKVGAIVGPLFEAFMEGAVRDRLEDSEAVALVTTPQLLERVPVDELPALKHIILVGATGELTDGTYDFEKEMEAASPNLEIEWMDREDPMIIHYTSGSTGKPKGVLHVHNAMIQHYQTGRWVLDLQEEDIYWCTADPGWVTGTSYGIFAPWLNGVTNVIRGGRFSPDDWYQTLQDNRVTIWYSAPTAFRMLMGAGADVAKKYDLSHVRHILSVGEPLNPEVVRWGLEAFNRRIHDNWWMTETGGILISNYPQMPIKPGSMGRPFPGIKAAIIDDEGNELPPYRMGNLAIRTPWPSMMRAIWKNEAKYNEYFRIPGWYVSGDSAYMDEEGYFWFQGRIDDVINTSGERVGPFEVESKLVEHPAVAEAGVIGKPDPVRGEIIKAFISLRQGYEVSDALKEEIRAFVKEGLAAHAAPREIDFKDKLPKTRSGKIMRRVLKAWELDLPTGDLSTMED; from the coding sequence TGGTACGAAACAGGAAAAGTAAATGCTGCTTATGAAGCAATCGACCGTCATGCCGAAACCGAACGGCGGGATCAGGTCGCTTTGTATTACAGTGATCCCGATCGGAAGGAAGAGTACACCTTCCGCGAGATGCGGGATCAGTCGAACCGTTTTGGAAATGTGCTAAAAAAGATTGGTGTCAAAAAAGGAGATCGCGTCTTTATCTTCATGCCCCGGACTCCGGAACTGTATTTCAGCTTTTTAGGCATTCTGAAGGTGGGTGCGATCGTCGGCCCGCTGTTTGAAGCCTTCATGGAAGGGGCGGTGCGGGATCGACTGGAAGACAGTGAAGCTGTCGCACTGGTGACGACACCCCAGTTGCTGGAGCGGGTTCCAGTCGATGAGCTGCCGGCTTTGAAGCATATTATCTTGGTGGGCGCCACTGGAGAACTGACGGACGGAACTTACGATTTTGAAAAAGAGATGGAAGCCGCCTCGCCGAATCTGGAAATCGAGTGGATGGACCGGGAAGACCCGATGATTATTCACTACACTTCCGGTTCCACGGGCAAGCCCAAAGGGGTGCTTCATGTTCATAACGCCATGATTCAACACTACCAAACGGGAAGATGGGTATTGGATTTACAGGAAGAGGATATTTATTGGTGTACGGCGGATCCGGGATGGGTGACCGGAACTTCCTACGGGATTTTTGCCCCTTGGTTAAACGGGGTGACCAACGTGATCCGCGGTGGTCGCTTCAGCCCTGACGATTGGTATCAAACTCTTCAGGATAACCGGGTGACGATTTGGTACAGCGCTCCGACGGCCTTTCGTATGTTGATGGGTGCTGGGGCAGACGTGGCGAAAAAATACGACCTCTCCCATGTGCGTCATATCCTGAGTGTAGGGGAACCCTTAAACCCTGAAGTGGTGCGTTGGGGATTGGAAGCTTTCAATCGGCGCATCCACGACAACTGGTGGATGACTGAGACCGGCGGGATCCTGATTTCCAATTACCCGCAGATGCCGATCAAACCGGGCTCCATGGGTCGCCCGTTCCCGGGAATCAAAGCGGCAATCATCGACGACGAAGGCAATGAACTGCCTCCGTACCGCATGGGTAATCTGGCGATCCGTACCCCATGGCCGTCCATGATGCGTGCCATCTGGAAGAACGAAGCCAAGTACAATGAATATTTTCGCATTCCCGGCTGGTATGTTTCCGGTGATTCCGCTTACATGGATGAAGAAGGGTACTTTTGGTTCCAGGGCCGAATCGACGATGTGATCAACACTTCCGGTGAGCGGGTGGGGCCGTTTGAAGTGGAAAGCAAACTGGTGGAACATCCGGCTGTGGCGGAAGCGGGCGTGATCGGAAAACCGGATCCGGTTCGGGGGGAGATCATCAAAGCGTTTATCTCCCTGCGTCAAGGATATGAGGTGTCCGATGCACTCAAAGAGGAGATCCGGGCCTTCGTAAAGGAGGGGTTGGCCGCCCACGCCGCTCCCAGGGAGATCGATTTCAAAGATAAACTGCCCAAAACCCGCAGCGGTAAAATCATGCGTCGGGTATTGAAAGCGTGGGAACTGGATTTGCCCACCGGAGACTTATCGACCATGGAAGACTGA